Proteins found in one Geomonas subterranea genomic segment:
- a CDS encoding DUF1847 domain-containing protein: MSKKNGVKSCSDCGTLNCYKLNASFPTGCLTVGLDQEELTEAVELYKNDPLVSKISCSAAEVEGTYYGQLTRVEEIAAFARRAGVTKIGIASCVGLAAEARTFAKFLESQGIASYSVLCKVGAVEKTETGIPKEHKIDPDAHESMCNPVLQARLLAKQDTELNVVVGLCVGHDSLFIKYSQAPVTYLVVKDRVLAHNPVGALYTGGTYYKKLFDGKLR, encoded by the coding sequence ATGAGTAAGAAGAACGGGGTCAAAAGCTGCAGCGACTGCGGCACCCTCAACTGCTACAAGCTGAATGCGAGCTTTCCCACGGGTTGCCTCACCGTGGGGCTCGACCAGGAGGAGCTGACCGAGGCGGTGGAGCTCTACAAGAACGACCCGCTGGTGTCGAAGATCTCCTGCTCCGCCGCCGAGGTGGAGGGGACCTACTACGGGCAACTGACCCGGGTCGAGGAAATCGCCGCCTTCGCCCGCCGCGCCGGCGTCACCAAAATCGGGATCGCAAGCTGCGTCGGCCTGGCCGCCGAGGCACGCACCTTCGCTAAATTCCTCGAGTCGCAGGGGATCGCGTCCTACAGCGTGCTGTGCAAGGTCGGTGCGGTGGAAAAGACCGAGACCGGCATCCCGAAGGAGCACAAGATCGATCCCGATGCCCACGAGTCCATGTGCAACCCGGTGCTGCAGGCGCGGCTACTGGCGAAGCAGGACACCGAACTGAACGTGGTGGTGGGGCTCTGCGTCGGGCACGACTCGCTCTTCATCAAGTACTCGCAGGCGCCGGTCACCTACCTGGTGGTGAAGGACCGGGTGCTGGCGCACAACCCCGTGGGCGCGCTTTATACCGGCGGGACCTACTACAAGAAGCTCTTCGACGGGAAGCTGCGCTGA
- a CDS encoding nitrogenase component 1 has product MSYFDNKVPPKREDRLNAVIAHQDSICGLARKGKGGKSCLIDDGERGFTQGTICLLLPALAMLNSLPDNVVLLHSALGCGSCTHSQNANVRMGSNARRGKAQDGIWLSTALDETDVISGGEDKLERAIIEADRRYRPASITIVAGCVPGIIGDDIDGVAQRLQPQVSAKLLPVHCEGFKTKIWATAYDAVYHTIGRNLLEEKGVTEHTPQDELEVLREQERLARTVNLMNVSSMGRVDEQELERLLVSLGLEVNVFPVFAHPDSFVKATRAALSISTCPTHDDYFLGYLEERFNVPSIIKHMPIGIENTSLWLRDVAARFGFEGQAERLIAAEEAELKEALEEFRPLFQGKKVFVSAGEFRALATARLLQEIGLEVVGIRSFHHDHFAEVEYEKLAREAKTDYVVDIANVQPFEEANLLNRLKPDLFLGHANGNMTASKLGIPTHVIYNTGLAYIGYRGVYELARRLHRQLLNPAYNRNLAENLRLPYSDAWYQAEPFSYLNTRGRSVNE; this is encoded by the coding sequence ATGAGTTATTTCGACAACAAGGTCCCGCCCAAGCGCGAGGACCGTTTGAACGCGGTGATCGCGCACCAGGACAGCATCTGCGGCCTGGCCCGGAAAGGGAAGGGGGGCAAGAGCTGCCTGATCGACGACGGCGAGCGCGGCTTCACCCAGGGGACCATTTGCCTCCTGCTTCCGGCCCTCGCCATGCTGAACTCGCTGCCGGACAACGTCGTGCTGCTGCACAGTGCGCTCGGCTGCGGCTCCTGCACCCACTCCCAGAACGCGAACGTCCGCATGGGGAGTAACGCGCGCAGGGGGAAGGCGCAGGACGGCATCTGGCTCTCCACCGCGCTGGATGAAACCGACGTCATCAGCGGCGGCGAGGACAAGCTGGAGCGCGCCATCATCGAGGCGGACCGGCGCTACCGCCCGGCCAGCATCACCATCGTGGCGGGGTGCGTCCCCGGGATCATCGGCGACGACATCGACGGCGTCGCGCAGAGGCTGCAGCCGCAGGTGAGCGCCAAGCTCCTCCCGGTGCACTGCGAAGGGTTTAAGACCAAGATCTGGGCCACCGCCTACGATGCGGTCTACCACACCATCGGCCGCAACCTCCTGGAAGAAAAGGGGGTGACGGAGCACACGCCGCAGGACGAGCTGGAGGTGCTCCGCGAGCAGGAGCGCCTGGCGCGCACCGTGAACCTGATGAACGTCTCCTCCATGGGGCGCGTCGATGAGCAGGAACTGGAGCGGCTGCTGGTCAGTCTCGGACTGGAGGTGAACGTCTTCCCGGTCTTCGCCCACCCCGATTCCTTCGTGAAGGCGACCCGGGCGGCGCTTTCCATCAGCACCTGCCCGACCCACGACGATTACTTCCTGGGCTACCTGGAGGAACGCTTCAACGTCCCTTCCATCATCAAGCACATGCCCATCGGCATCGAGAACACCAGCCTCTGGCTTCGTGACGTGGCGGCGCGCTTCGGCTTCGAGGGACAGGCCGAGCGTCTGATCGCCGCCGAGGAGGCGGAACTGAAAGAGGCGCTCGAAGAGTTCAGGCCGCTCTTTCAGGGCAAGAAGGTCTTCGTCAGCGCCGGGGAATTCCGTGCCCTGGCAACGGCGCGCCTGCTCCAGGAGATCGGTCTCGAGGTGGTAGGCATCCGCTCCTTCCACCACGACCATTTCGCCGAGGTGGAGTACGAGAAGCTCGCCCGCGAGGCGAAGACGGATTACGTGGTGGACATCGCCAACGTGCAGCCCTTCGAGGAGGCGAACCTTTTGAACCGGCTGAAGCCGGATCTCTTCCTCGGGCACGCCAACGGCAACATGACCGCGTCAAAGCTCGGCATCCCCACCCACGTCATCTACAACACGGGGCTTGCCTACATCGGCTACCGGGGCGTCTATGAACTCGCGCGCCGCCTGCACCGCCAGCTCTTGAACCCTGCCTACAACCGGAACCTGGCTGAGAACCTGAGGCTCCCCTACAGCGACGCCTGGTACCAGGCCGAGCCGTTTTCCTATCTCAACACCCGCGGGAGGAGCGTCAATGAGTGA
- a CDS encoding nitrogenase component 1 encodes MSENFVERARYLCSLGGAAATVTALPGGIPILHSASGCAGNFAWTQNGGSGLQVGGYCGGLTVPSSNIQETEVVFGGEDRLREEITSTLKVMQGGLYVVLTGCVPEVIGDDIFAVVNDFREEGVPIIGAVTGGFRGDSYWGYDLVLQALTKDYVAKGSAKVKGRVNLWGVVPYMDPFWRGNLEGARHLLELLGLEVNSFFTPADTLEGIRAAGSAELNIVLSDLYGQGAAALFREKHGTPFVTTSLPIGVSASEAFLRQVGAALELDPELVQRVIDREKRHYYQILEPLTDCYNDLDLQRYAVVVGDANYAVALTRFLADDLGWLPVLTVVTDRIHENGQPAIAARVEHLASGFSTNVVFESDASQVLGHLNQVWPRAAGQKYYNAFSPAFVLGSSLDRELALQIGAPHLSVSFPVANRAVLDRGYTGFRGGLRLAEDVFGQIVANR; translated from the coding sequence ATGAGTGAGAATTTTGTCGAAAGGGCACGCTATCTCTGCTCCCTGGGGGGGGCGGCCGCCACGGTGACCGCGCTGCCGGGTGGCATTCCGATTCTGCACTCGGCCTCTGGATGCGCAGGCAACTTTGCCTGGACCCAGAACGGCGGCAGTGGCCTCCAGGTCGGGGGCTATTGCGGCGGGCTCACCGTCCCAAGCTCCAACATACAAGAGACCGAGGTGGTCTTCGGCGGCGAGGACCGCCTGCGCGAGGAGATTACCTCCACCCTCAAGGTGATGCAGGGCGGCCTTTACGTGGTCCTGACCGGCTGCGTCCCCGAGGTGATCGGCGACGACATCTTCGCCGTGGTGAATGATTTCCGCGAAGAGGGGGTCCCCATCATCGGTGCGGTCACCGGCGGCTTCCGCGGCGACTCCTACTGGGGGTACGACCTGGTGCTCCAGGCGCTCACCAAGGACTACGTGGCGAAGGGGAGCGCGAAGGTTAAGGGAAGGGTGAACCTCTGGGGCGTGGTGCCGTACATGGACCCGTTCTGGCGCGGCAACCTGGAAGGGGCGCGGCATCTGTTGGAGCTCCTCGGCCTGGAGGTCAATTCCTTCTTCACCCCGGCGGACACCTTGGAGGGGATCAGGGCTGCCGGCTCCGCGGAACTCAACATCGTGCTCTCGGACCTCTACGGCCAGGGCGCCGCCGCGCTTTTCCGGGAGAAGCACGGCACCCCCTTCGTCACTACCTCGCTCCCTATCGGGGTTTCCGCTTCCGAAGCGTTCCTGCGCCAGGTGGGCGCCGCGCTGGAACTCGACCCGGAATTGGTGCAGCGGGTGATTGATAGGGAAAAGCGGCACTACTACCAGATCCTGGAGCCGCTTACCGACTGCTACAACGACCTCGACCTGCAGCGTTACGCCGTGGTCGTCGGCGATGCCAACTACGCCGTGGCGCTCACCCGCTTCCTTGCGGACGACCTCGGCTGGCTCCCCGTGCTCACTGTCGTGACCGACAGGATTCACGAGAACGGCCAGCCGGCGATTGCGGCCCGAGTTGAGCATCTGGCCTCCGGATTCAGCACCAACGTAGTCTTCGAGTCCGACGCTTCCCAGGTCCTCGGGCACCTGAACCAGGTCTGGCCGCGTGCCGCCGGGCAGAAATACTACAACGCCTTCAGCCCCGCCTTCGTGCTGGGCAGCTCGCTCGACCGAGAGCTCGCGCTACAGATCGGGGCGCCGCACCTCTCGGTCTCTTTCCCGGTGGCGAACCGCGCCGTGCTGGATCGTGGCTACACCGGCTTCCGCGGCGGCTTGAGACTGGCCGAAGACGTCTTCGGGCAGATAGTGGCGAACAGGTGA